atagcaatccttctgcctcagcctcctgagtgctgagattattggcatgagccaccacacccaggtctgGAGATAGCTTTGGTAATCCAGAGGAAAAGGGGAAGCTGGGCAGGATGGCTGCAAATCTGAGTCCAGCGTGGTCTTCTACAtacagttccaggccaggccagccatCAGTGAGATCCCATATcaacagcaaaacaaagcaaaaccaaccaaccaaacaaacaaacaaaaacaatagaggAGAACCACACACAAATTTAGACTTGAAAAATCTCATGGctggatttctttccttttcttttctttcttttgtgtttgtttttgtcttttattatttttttttttttgagacagggtttctctgtgtttcctggctgtcctggaactcgattggtagaccaggctggcctcaaactcagagacctgcctgcctctgcctcccaagtgctggggttaaatgtgAGTGCCACTACTGTCCTGctcaattttcatttcaaatttcaaTTTGCTTCTGgaacaacagaaataacagaactGCAACCACAGACACATTTTAATAGAGAAAACAATGGATGCAGGTGTGTACTCCTGTGTCTGCCATCCATGGTGCCagactatttatttacttaatttttcaactggaaagagaaaaaggctGCTTTGACTTACGCCAGGTCACAACCCATCAGTGTGCTGCTCCATCCTATCCCGGCTGTAATGGCTGCTGGTACGTGGGATGACAAGTAGGAACCTTCCTGTTCGTTAAGTTACAGCACTTTCCCTGGATGTGCCAGGTTAGTATGTGGTAACTCGTGCACAAAAGATGTGGCttcagcagggcggtggtggcgcacacctttaatcccagcactcgggaggcagaggcaggcggatctctgtgagttcgaggccagcttggtctacagagcaagatccaggacaggcaccaaaaaataaaataaaataaaatgtggtttCATAGTAGTAAGTGCAGGGCTGCCACCAGGCTGACCCACATATGAACCCAACTCTGCCACTCAAAAGTGAGAcccacagagcagcagcagccataTCACACCGGAGCTGAGAGCAATGTGGAGTCTGCCCCACGTCACATTCCCTGAAGCAGGAACTGCGGTTTGACAAGATCCCTAAGCAACTGATGTACTGGCAATGAGGTGTGCTACCACTTCCCTGTTGGGTTCTCGGTTTGCTGGGATGAGGCATCCAAAAGTGCTTAACATAGGGAAGGCCCCCTCCCTCCACAGCCAGAAGCCTTAGCTCTGTGTAAGCATGAAAATTCTAGGGACTTCCTCAGAGAAGAGGAATGATTTTAAACTTCCCATTCTGATGAAAGGAATCATGGGAAAGGCTGAGGAAAACATTAggatctttgaaaaaaatattttttaaaagatttatttactatgtatacagtgcagaacaccagaagagggcaccagatctcattacagatggctgtgagccacaatgtggttgctgggaattgaactcacgacctctggaagagcagccagtgctcttaacctctaaaccatcttgccagccccgaaaaaatattttatgtgggtATCTGTATGTGCTTgaggtgtgtacacatgtgtgcatgggaaGGTCAAAGGGCAACCCTGTGGAGTTCATTCTCTCCTCATacttttacataggttctggggatcaaactcaggtctccaggcttgcacaAGTGTCTTTGctggcagagccatctctcccacccttaTCATCTCCCACTCTCCCATCCTTAACAAAGCAGAATGAAGCTCTCCTTCCTCGAACAAAGAGAACCTCATTCACCAGCAGCTTGTCTGTCTGTCGTTGGTGGTATGTCTGTAACCAGGGTCAGGAGCCAAGCCCTGACCACCACCATGTTGTCTGGGCATGTATGCAGCGTCTATAACTTGGCACACTGCTCCTCCACAGCAAGGGCAATTAAAGGCTTGAGGAATTGTGGAAGGCTCAGTGTGAAGCCAGAAACAAAATACTGTCATTCTTCTTCCCAGTATAGTAAGCTTCCAACACTTCTGCCTCTTTATGTGGCTTCTGATTTAGTATCTTGGGACTGTTCTAGAATAATCCATCTCGTCCTCTCTCCTCCAGATGTgctgttctttcattttctccaccACGTGACTAACATGAAAATCACACAGATCAAGATGATATTTGACATGCTGGACTGGACGGCTGTAGGAGAGATTGGTTTTGACCAGTTCTATGTGTTGGTTTGCATAGTGCTGTCACATCAGGTGAGTGCCAGGGTTGGTGGGGGCAGAAGAGAGAGGGCTGGGCTGTCCCCTGTCTTGGTAAAGCTGGCACTGAAGTGAGAGCACAGTGGATTGCTTTTCTATCACTACAAATGAgtggacagaaaataaaatgggaacTTCATTGTTGGTGCCTGAACCAACCTGGACATTCTAGCACCTTCCCAGCTTCTCCCTGCAGCCGCCACTCATCTCCAGCCCTCCCACATGGCCTCTCCGGGTCAGGAAAATGTTGCCCCTGCTCACCTGCCCACCTTCCTTGGCCTGCCTGTCCTCCAGCTGGCTGATGATCTTCAGAGCACCACCATCCATCCCAAGCACCTCACTCACTCCTGCCCTGGTCCTTGGGTTCAGAGACTTTTCTGCTGAGGCCGAAACAAAGGGAAGAGAGGTGTTATTCTCCGGGTTTCACCCTCACCATGAGACTCTAGCTGTGCATCTGCTAGCTTTTGCTCCCTGAGGAAAGGGATCTTGTGCGACTACCAAGGTCAAAGCTTCCCGAGATCATCAGTGCATGGTGGCAGAGAGGGTTGTTCATTAAGCAGAATTGTCATCACAGAAGGTTCCCTTGAATGCGGGGCTCATGTGGGCCTTGTCCCTCTTCACACAGCCCTTTTCCCTAAGTTTGGGAGTTTGCTCTTTGCTCTGAGCTCTCTAGAGAATGGCTGGTaactatgtaattttttttaaaagattatttattatgcatatagtgttctgcctagcctgcatgccagaagagggcatcagatctcgttacagatggttgtgagccactatgtggttgctgggaattgagcccttccaggacctctggaagagcagccggtgctcttaacttctgaaccacctctccagtctccaACTATATAAATCTTGGTGTAACACCCTTACAACAGGGTAGCACCAACATCTCACACATTTCTCTCCAAACAGAACCATCTGGAAAATCAGTTTATGTACCGCCATTCCCGGCCGGTTTTTGACCTGCTCGACTTGGATGGGGAGTTGAAAATAGATGCATCCCATTTTGAAATGTACAGATTTCTCTTCAATATTAAAAAGCAGGAACTCCGAGACCTTTTCCATGACTTTGACATCACAGGTGACCGAGTAAGTGCAGATTTGTGAACTGTGGGGCAGAGGGTCATGTCCTGCACCAGTGCTGGCAATGGTGTGGAGGAGGCTGGCAACAGGCTGGGACTGGGAAAAGAACTGAGACAAAGAGGCCCTGGTGGAGAAAGGATTGGCTAAGTGCCACTTCAGGTGGTGCAGGCACACAATTATAGAGGTGTTG
This Peromyscus leucopus breed LL Stock chromosome 8b, UCI_PerLeu_2.1, whole genome shotgun sequence DNA region includes the following protein-coding sequences:
- the Efcab9 gene encoding EF-hand calcium-binding domain-containing protein 9 isoform X4, translated to MKLKPGSFLWYLYLDKIYCLLSLRNVKALMEYFHLLDAHRRNTLNDVLFFHFLHHVTNMKITQIKMIFDMLDWTAVGEIGFDQFYVLVCIVLSHQNHLENQFMYRHSRPVFDLLDLDGELKIDASHFEMYRFLFNIKKQELRDLFHDFDITGDRASSLRAGQTESPVSNL
- the Efcab9 gene encoding EF-hand calcium-binding domain-containing protein 9 isoform X1, which translates into the protein MKLKPGSFLWYLYLDKIYCLLSLRNVKALMEYFHLLDAHRRNTLNDVLFFHFLHHVTNMKITQIKMIFDMLDWTAVGEIGFDQFYVLVCIVLSHQNHLENQFMYRHSRPVFDLLDLDGELKIDASHFEMYRFLFNIKKQELRDLFHDFDITGDRLLNYKEFKLYTIFCTDKSTDRKKRRKEREEERAREKGKDKERYHHLKKVYSTGMSQRSQSIL
- the Efcab9 gene encoding EF-hand calcium-binding domain-containing protein 9 isoform X3, translating into MHEDSQRVVPLPHPAFWNNLKWELSIPYVLFFHFLHHVTNMKITQIKMIFDMLDWTAVGEIGFDQFYVLVCIVLSHQNHLENQFMYRHSRPVFDLLDLDGELKIDASHFEMYRFLFNIKKQELRDLFHDFDITGDRLLNYKEFKLYTIFCTDKSTDRKKRRKEREEERAREKGKDKERYHHLKKVYSTGMSQRSQSIL
- the Efcab9 gene encoding EF-hand calcium-binding domain-containing protein 9 isoform X2; this translates as MMTGSLSGLEMHEDSQRVVPLPHPAFWNNLKWELSIPYVLFFHFLHHVTNMKITQIKMIFDMLDWTAVGEIGFDQFYVLVCIVLSHQNHLENQFMYRHSRPVFDLLDLDGELKIDASHFEMYRFLFNIKKQELRDLFHDFDITGDRLLNYKEFKLYTIFCTDKSTDRKKRRKEREEERAREKGKDKERYHHLKKVYSTGMSQRSQSIL